One genomic region from Paramicrobacterium agarici encodes:
- a CDS encoding SufS family cysteine desulfurase, producing MTVQTLTLDDTTVRRIRSDFPELDAQVNGAPLVYLDSGATSLKPTNVLDAERSFAENYTAAVHRGAHTLAAEATELFESARERVAAFVGVDADEIVWTSNATEAVNLVAYAIGNATVGRGGAASERFRLAPGDEIVVTEAEHHANLIPWQELAARTGAVVRAIPVDDQGRLDLDAAAEIIGERTRIVAFAHASNVTAAIAPVAELVALAHAADALVVLDACQSVPHMPVDLHALDVDFAVFSGHKMLAPTGIGALYGRRELLNALPPFLTGGSMITTVTLESAEYLPAPQRFEAGTQRISQAIALAAACDYLSIVGLDRIAAHEHELGARLVDGLQQIDGVRLLGPTDAAARTGLAAFDLAGVHAHDVGQFLDDRGIAVRVGHHCAQPLHRRFGMTASTRASTYLYNTTADVDAFLDALTGVRSFFGVSA from the coding sequence GTGACAGTTCAGACTCTGACCCTCGACGACACGACGGTTCGCCGCATCCGATCGGACTTTCCCGAGCTCGATGCGCAGGTGAACGGCGCACCCCTCGTGTACCTCGATTCGGGCGCCACGAGCCTCAAACCGACGAACGTTCTCGACGCTGAACGTTCATTCGCCGAGAACTACACCGCTGCCGTTCACCGCGGAGCCCACACACTCGCAGCTGAGGCGACCGAGCTGTTCGAAAGCGCGCGCGAACGCGTTGCCGCCTTTGTCGGGGTCGACGCAGACGAGATCGTCTGGACCTCCAACGCGACAGAAGCCGTGAACCTCGTCGCCTACGCGATCGGAAACGCGACGGTGGGGCGCGGCGGCGCAGCATCCGAAAGATTTCGACTCGCCCCGGGCGACGAGATCGTCGTGACCGAGGCTGAGCACCACGCCAATCTCATTCCATGGCAAGAGCTCGCGGCACGCACGGGCGCCGTCGTGCGGGCGATCCCGGTCGATGACCAGGGACGCCTCGACCTCGACGCCGCTGCCGAGATCATCGGCGAGCGCACACGTATCGTCGCCTTCGCGCACGCCTCGAACGTGACGGCCGCGATCGCGCCGGTTGCCGAGCTCGTCGCACTGGCGCACGCGGCCGACGCCCTTGTTGTACTCGACGCGTGTCAGTCGGTGCCGCACATGCCCGTCGATCTGCACGCACTCGACGTGGACTTCGCCGTATTCTCGGGCCACAAGATGCTCGCCCCCACAGGAATCGGTGCGTTGTACGGGCGTCGCGAACTGCTGAATGCGCTTCCGCCGTTTCTCACGGGCGGATCGATGATCACGACCGTCACCCTCGAATCGGCGGAGTACCTGCCCGCGCCGCAGCGCTTCGAGGCTGGAACGCAGCGCATTTCGCAGGCGATCGCCCTCGCTGCCGCATGCGATTACCTGAGCATTGTGGGCCTCGATCGCATCGCCGCCCACGAGCACGAGCTCGGCGCGCGTCTTGTCGACGGACTGCAGCAGATCGACGGTGTGCGTCTTTTGGGCCCGACGGATGCTGCTGCTCGCACCGGCCTCGCGGCATTCGATCTCGCGGGCGTTCATGCTCACGACGTGGGGCAGTTCCTCGACGACCGCGGCATTGCCGTGCGCGTCGGCCACCACTGCGCTCAGCCGCTGCACCGGCGCTTCGGAATGACAGCATCCACCCGCGCCAGCACCTACCTGTACAACACGACGGCTGATGTCGACGCGTTCCTCGACGCCCTCACGGGCGTGCGCTCGTTTTTCGGGGTGAGCGCATGA
- the sufU gene encoding Fe-S cluster assembly sulfur transfer protein SufU produces MSGLESLYQQVILDHSREKHGFGLREGEAASSHQLNPTCGDELTLQVHVSSDGETIDAVTWEGAGCSISMASASLLSDLAAGMPVADAPARIALFRELMRSKGAGVDDDEPLGDAAVLEGVSRYIARVKCAMLAWVALEDSLAKLP; encoded by the coding sequence ATGAGCGGGCTCGAGAGCCTGTACCAGCAGGTCATTCTGGATCACTCCCGCGAGAAGCACGGTTTCGGGCTGCGCGAGGGCGAAGCAGCATCCTCCCATCAGTTGAACCCGACGTGCGGTGACGAGCTGACGCTGCAGGTGCACGTGTCAAGCGACGGCGAGACGATCGACGCTGTCACGTGGGAGGGCGCGGGGTGTTCGATCTCGATGGCGTCTGCGTCGCTGCTGAGTGACCTGGCGGCCGGGATGCCGGTGGCGGATGCGCCCGCTCGCATTGCGCTTTTTCGGGAGCTGATGCGTTCGAAGGGCGCCGGCGTCGACGACGACGAGCCGCTGGGCGACGCCGCTGTGCTTGAGGGCGTGTCGCGCTACATAGCTCGCGTGAAGTGCGCGATGCTCGCGTGGGTCGCTCTTGAGGACTCCCTGGCGAAGCTGCCGTAG
- a CDS encoding NAD(P)/FAD-dependent oxidoreductase produces the protein MTRSIVIGAGMVGLATAWHLQERGVDVTVIDRAGVAAGSSWGNAGWLAPAKTIPLADPSVWTYGPRALFDADAALHVPVRVDVSLWSFLARFVAHGTQRAWDTAMAALTPIDKLALESFDELIDGGVDAWTREGPFIVGFGHEKQARGFMRDIAGVIQHGQRVHVERLDDPRALAPQLSGQVGAAYRMDGQRFIEPGPFVHALAAAVEERGADMRVNAAVTDVNRTSMPTVTLATGEKLSADSVVIATGAWMPELARPLGVNVRVQAGRGYSFTVDTDEPAAHPIYLPLQRVACTPYDGRLRIAGTMEFVGPDEPLQARRVQAIVNQVRPFMTGVDLDNRHDEWVGSRPVTPDGLPLVGETRSAGVYVAGGHGMWGIVLGPATGKLLAERIVTGRTDPAIAPFDPLR, from the coding sequence ATGACGCGGTCCATCGTCATCGGCGCGGGAATGGTGGGCCTCGCCACGGCGTGGCATCTGCAAGAGCGCGGCGTCGATGTGACGGTCATCGATCGCGCGGGAGTCGCGGCTGGGTCGTCGTGGGGCAACGCCGGGTGGCTCGCCCCGGCCAAGACGATTCCGCTGGCCGATCCGAGCGTGTGGACGTACGGGCCGCGAGCCCTGTTCGATGCGGATGCTGCGCTGCACGTTCCCGTGCGCGTCGACGTAAGCCTCTGGTCGTTCCTCGCGCGCTTCGTCGCCCACGGCACGCAACGCGCCTGGGACACAGCGATGGCCGCACTTACACCGATCGACAAGCTGGCGCTCGAGAGTTTCGATGAGCTGATCGACGGTGGCGTCGATGCGTGGACTCGCGAAGGGCCGTTCATCGTCGGGTTCGGCCACGAGAAGCAGGCTCGCGGTTTCATGCGCGACATCGCGGGCGTAATTCAGCACGGGCAGCGTGTTCACGTCGAGCGCCTCGACGACCCGCGCGCTCTTGCGCCGCAGCTCTCCGGCCAGGTCGGCGCGGCGTACCGCATGGACGGGCAGCGATTCATTGAGCCGGGGCCCTTCGTGCACGCTCTCGCTGCCGCTGTCGAAGAGCGCGGCGCCGATATGCGCGTGAACGCCGCGGTGACCGACGTGAATCGGACGTCGATGCCGACGGTGACGCTCGCGACGGGCGAGAAACTCTCCGCCGACTCCGTCGTCATCGCCACAGGTGCATGGATGCCGGAGCTCGCTCGGCCCCTCGGCGTCAACGTACGCGTGCAGGCAGGTCGTGGCTACTCGTTCACCGTCGACACTGACGAGCCTGCCGCGCATCCGATCTACCTTCCCCTTCAGCGTGTTGCCTGCACGCCGTATGACGGCAGGCTACGCATCGCGGGGACGATGGAGTTTGTCGGACCCGACGAACCGCTGCAGGCACGCCGCGTGCAGGCGATCGTCAACCAAGTGCGTCCCTTCATGACCGGGGTCGACCTCGACAATCGGCACGACGAGTGGGTCGGATCCCGTCCCGTCACACCCGACGGGCTCCCGCTCGTTGGCGAGACGCGATCTGCCGGAGTCTACGTTGCGGGAGGCCACGGCATGTGGGGCATCGTGCTCGGGCCGGCGACAGGCAAGCTCCTCGCCGAGCGCATCGTCACCGGCAGAACCGACCCTGCAATCGCCCCGTTCGACCCACTGCGCTGA
- a CDS encoding ArsR/SmtB family transcription factor, with translation MHADNRVRESMCQLTPESEFVDLAVEVFAMLADATRVKIILALRDGELSVNHLADIVDKSPAAVSQHLAKLRMSRMVTTRHDGTRVFYSLTDEHARQLVVDAVQQAEHTVGRPSHHRDDGPTEA, from the coding sequence ATGCATGCAGACAACAGAGTACGCGAGTCGATGTGCCAGTTGACCCCCGAGAGCGAGTTCGTCGATCTCGCTGTCGAGGTATTCGCCATGCTCGCTGATGCCACTCGAGTGAAGATCATTCTGGCGCTCCGAGACGGCGAACTCTCGGTCAACCATCTCGCCGACATCGTCGATAAGAGTCCGGCCGCAGTCTCGCAGCATCTCGCAAAGCTCCGCATGTCGCGCATGGTGACCACGCGCCACGACGGGACGCGCGTGTTCTACAGCCTCACCGACGAACACGCACGCCAACTCGTCGTCGATGCCGTCCAACAAGCAGAACACACTGTCGGCCGTCCCTCTCACCACCGCGACGATGGCCCCACGGAAGCCTGA
- a CDS encoding cation diffusion facilitator family transporter has product MPAPHNHTHSQEHDGAHGHSHSHKGGFAGFIAHLFVPHSHDASDSIDDALEASTQGIRAVKISLIALGATALLQGVIVALSGSIALLADTIHNFSDALTAIPLWIAFSLSRRAATPRYTWGFGRAEDLAGLFIVAMIALSAVLAAVESVHRLLEPRPLEYTGWVFAAGLLGFAGNELVAIYRIRTGRRIGSAALVADGVHARTDGFTSLAVVLGVVGVWLGFPWADPAIGILISLAIVVLLIGTARDVGRRLLDGVDPDLTRRARDVLAHDSRVIAVDVLRLRWNGHRLTLQATVTTSGDLSVDEFHSLEHDLTHRLGHALPGLGDCALTPQPGSAARA; this is encoded by the coding sequence ATGCCCGCGCCGCACAACCACACCCACAGTCAGGAACACGATGGTGCGCATGGGCACTCTCATTCGCACAAGGGCGGATTCGCCGGTTTCATCGCCCATCTCTTCGTCCCGCACAGCCACGATGCCAGCGACTCCATCGACGACGCGCTCGAAGCGAGCACGCAAGGGATCCGCGCCGTCAAGATCAGCCTGATCGCCCTCGGGGCGACGGCCCTGCTTCAGGGCGTCATCGTCGCCCTCAGCGGCTCGATCGCACTGCTCGCCGATACCATCCACAATTTCTCGGATGCTCTGACAGCAATTCCGCTGTGGATCGCGTTCTCCCTCAGCCGACGCGCGGCCACGCCCCGCTACACCTGGGGGTTTGGCCGCGCCGAAGACCTCGCGGGCCTCTTCATCGTCGCGATGATCGCGTTGTCCGCCGTGCTCGCCGCCGTCGAATCGGTGCACCGTCTCCTCGAACCACGCCCACTCGAGTACACCGGATGGGTCTTCGCCGCCGGGCTCCTCGGGTTCGCGGGCAACGAACTGGTCGCGATCTACCGCATCCGCACGGGTCGCCGTATCGGCTCGGCCGCGCTCGTCGCCGACGGCGTCCATGCCCGCACCGATGGCTTCACGTCGCTCGCCGTTGTTCTCGGCGTCGTCGGCGTGTGGCTCGGTTTCCCCTGGGCCGACCCCGCCATCGGCATCCTGATCTCTCTCGCAATCGTCGTGCTGCTGATCGGGACCGCGCGCGACGTGGGCAGGCGTCTTCTCGACGGCGTCGATCCCGATCTCACACGCCGGGCACGCGACGTGCTCGCGCATGATTCACGCGTGATCGCCGTCGATGTGCTCCGCTTGCGGTGGAACGGGCACCGGCTCACTCTGCAGGCGACGGTCACGACGAGCGGAGACCTCTCGGTCGACGAGTTTCACAGCTTGGAGCACGACCTCACGCATCGCCTCGGGCACGCGCTTCCCGGCCTGGGCGATTGCGCGCTCACTCCGCAGCCGGGTTCAGCCGCTCGCGCATGA
- a CDS encoding DNA-methyltransferase, with protein sequence MTQEGVASGVAATASDAPDAGDDRSLPESSVILEGDNLQILPEFPDAAFTLIYIDPPFNTGREQRRTRTTHVRSSEAASGTVTGFKGQTYERIRGQLHRYDDAFDDYWAFLEPRLLEAWRLLADDGTLYLHLDYREAHYAKVLCDAIFGRDCFLNEIIWAYDYGGKSKSRWPTKHDTILVYVKNPRSYVFDSDAIDREPYMAPGLVTPEKAARGKLPTDVWWHTIVSPTGREKTGYPTQKPVGVLRRIIQASSREGDWVLDFFAGSGTTGAAAASLGRNYVLIDENPEAVAIMRERLNPAAE encoded by the coding sequence ATGACGCAGGAGGGTGTCGCTTCGGGTGTCGCGGCGACAGCATCCGATGCGCCTGATGCAGGTGACGACCGGAGTTTGCCCGAGTCGAGCGTGATTCTCGAGGGCGACAACCTGCAGATTCTGCCCGAGTTTCCGGATGCTGCTTTCACGCTGATCTACATCGACCCGCCGTTCAATACCGGGCGTGAGCAGCGTCGTACCCGGACGACCCACGTGCGCTCGAGCGAGGCCGCGAGCGGAACAGTGACGGGGTTCAAAGGGCAGACGTACGAGCGCATCCGCGGGCAGTTGCACCGCTATGACGACGCGTTCGACGACTACTGGGCGTTTCTCGAGCCGCGGCTTCTCGAAGCGTGGCGGCTGCTTGCCGACGACGGCACGCTGTACCTGCACCTTGACTATCGTGAGGCGCACTACGCCAAGGTGCTGTGCGACGCGATCTTCGGCCGCGACTGTTTTCTCAACGAGATCATCTGGGCGTACGACTACGGCGGCAAATCGAAGTCGCGGTGGCCGACAAAGCACGACACGATCCTCGTGTACGTAAAGAACCCGCGGAGCTACGTGTTCGATTCCGATGCGATCGACCGTGAGCCCTACATGGCGCCCGGTCTCGTGACGCCCGAGAAGGCCGCGCGAGGTAAGTTGCCGACCGACGTGTGGTGGCACACGATCGTCTCGCCGACTGGCCGAGAGAAGACGGGGTACCCGACGCAGAAGCCCGTGGGTGTGCTGCGGCGCATTATTCAGGCGTCGAGTCGAGAGGGTGATTGGGTGCTCGACTTCTTCGCCGGGAGCGGCACGACGGGGGCTGCCGCCGCTTCGCTCGGACGCAACTATGTGCTGATCGATGAGAACCCCGAGGCCGTTGCGATCATGCGCGAGCGGCTGAACCCGGCTGCGGAGTGA
- a CDS encoding lipoate--protein ligase family protein, protein MHGEYKVPGGKLVVVDLEVDNGVITEFALAGDFFLEPDEALGAINQAMLGMAAASDTPTFAAAVRDALPDDASLLGFTPESVGVATRRALTQAADWRDFEWQIIHSKAVPPRVHLALDEVLTSEVGEGRRGPTLRIWEWDESAVVIGSFQSLKNEVDMEGAAKHGFDVVRRISGGGAMLMKKGEVVTYSLYVPAELVQGMSFADSYAYLDEWVIEALRSLGIDAEYKPLNDITSPGGKIGGAAQKRLGNGGVLHHVTMSYDMDGGVMTDVLRIGREKMSDKGTTSAAKRVDPLRSQTGLSRAEIIERMKETFVKQTGATEGEITPQEYADAEKLVETKFSTEAWLNRVP, encoded by the coding sequence ATGCACGGTGAATACAAGGTTCCAGGCGGAAAACTCGTGGTCGTCGACCTCGAGGTGGACAACGGAGTCATCACGGAATTCGCCCTCGCCGGAGACTTCTTTCTCGAACCAGACGAAGCGCTCGGCGCGATCAACCAGGCGATGCTCGGCATGGCGGCGGCGAGCGACACACCGACATTCGCGGCCGCGGTGCGCGATGCCCTGCCCGACGACGCGTCGCTTCTTGGCTTCACTCCCGAATCGGTGGGCGTCGCCACACGCCGTGCGCTGACGCAAGCCGCGGACTGGCGCGATTTCGAGTGGCAGATCATTCACTCGAAGGCAGTTCCGCCGCGCGTGCATCTTGCACTCGACGAAGTGCTCACGAGCGAAGTCGGCGAGGGGCGTCGCGGACCAACATTGCGCATTTGGGAATGGGACGAATCGGCCGTCGTGATCGGCAGCTTCCAGTCGCTCAAAAATGAGGTCGACATGGAGGGTGCAGCGAAGCACGGTTTCGACGTCGTGCGTCGAATCTCGGGCGGTGGCGCGATGCTCATGAAGAAAGGCGAGGTCGTCACCTATTCGCTCTACGTCCCGGCAGAGCTCGTGCAGGGCATGTCGTTCGCCGACTCATACGCCTACCTCGACGAATGGGTGATCGAGGCGCTGCGTTCTCTCGGCATCGACGCGGAGTACAAGCCGCTCAACGACATCACGAGCCCCGGAGGCAAGATCGGCGGTGCTGCGCAAAAGCGTCTCGGCAACGGCGGCGTGCTGCATCACGTGACCATGAGCTATGACATGGACGGCGGCGTCATGACCGACGTGCTGCGCATCGGTCGCGAGAAGATGAGTGACAAGGGAACCACCTCCGCGGCCAAGCGCGTTGACCCGCTGCGCAGCCAGACCGGGCTGAGCCGAGCCGAAATCATCGAACGCATGAAAGAGACGTTCGTGAAGCAGACCGGCGCAACCGAGGGTGAGATCACGCCGCAGGAGTATGCCGACGCCGAGAAGCTCGTCGAGACGAAGTTCTCGACCGAGGCGTGGCTCAATCGGGTGCCTTGA
- a CDS encoding histidine phosphatase family protein produces the protein MSTTLIMVRHGETVWHGEHRYAGSSDVALTERGMQQAEELAEWASRHRPDVLVSSALSRAWLTADAVAKATGLEHWTEKDLGEVDFGKGEGLTLDELAEKYPDAAAAFVAAPAQSPMPSGEPGAIAVARALKVLARIIRDTDGGAALVVGHGTLMRLVMCTLFSIDPNLYRDVFPEIGNCALTTLSFEGDKASLLSFNVPVANAR, from the coding sequence ATGAGCACGACATTGATCATGGTCAGGCACGGCGAGACCGTGTGGCACGGGGAGCACCGGTATGCCGGGTCGAGCGATGTCGCGCTGACCGAGCGAGGCATGCAGCAGGCCGAAGAGCTTGCCGAGTGGGCGTCTCGCCACCGGCCCGACGTGCTCGTCTCGTCCGCGCTGTCGCGTGCCTGGCTCACGGCCGATGCAGTCGCGAAGGCGACGGGTCTTGAGCACTGGACCGAGAAGGACCTCGGAGAGGTGGACTTCGGCAAGGGCGAGGGACTCACGCTCGACGAGCTCGCCGAGAAATATCCGGATGCTGCCGCAGCCTTCGTCGCGGCACCGGCTCAGTCCCCCATGCCTTCTGGCGAGCCCGGCGCGATCGCCGTTGCGCGTGCGCTCAAGGTACTTGCCAGGATCATTCGCGACACCGATGGCGGTGCAGCGCTCGTCGTGGGCCACGGAACGCTCATGCGTCTCGTGATGTGCACGCTCTTCTCGATCGACCCGAACCTCTATCGTGACGTGTTCCCCGAGATCGGCAATTGTGCGCTCACGACGCTCTCGTTTGAGGGCGACAAAGCGTCGCTGCTGAGCTTCAACGTGCCGGTCGCCAACGCGCGCTAG
- a CDS encoding GNAT family N-acetyltransferase encodes MDLEEVWPLFGLEIATPRLILRPVRDADLPGLAEAALDGVHDPAHMPFGFPWTDADAADLPRNLAAYHWTLRNRVTPHNWNIAFAVHVNGTVVGAQDLSAYDFANRRTVNSGSWLTRRVQNQGLGTEMRVGLLQSAFDYLGAQWAESSAATWNEASLRVSRKLGYSLNGITRQSPRPGQPINEQRVRLERDEFASPNWSIAVRGFDAACTQLGITPRR; translated from the coding sequence ATGGATCTGGAAGAAGTCTGGCCGCTGTTCGGCCTTGAGATCGCCACGCCACGTCTGATTCTTCGACCGGTGCGCGACGCCGACCTTCCCGGCCTTGCGGAGGCTGCGCTCGACGGCGTGCATGATCCCGCGCACATGCCGTTCGGTTTTCCCTGGACCGACGCTGACGCTGCCGACTTGCCTCGAAACTTGGCCGCGTACCACTGGACGCTCCGTAATCGGGTCACACCTCACAATTGGAACATCGCCTTCGCCGTGCACGTCAACGGCACCGTGGTCGGCGCCCAGGACCTCTCTGCCTATGACTTTGCGAATCGACGCACCGTCAATTCCGGATCATGGCTCACCCGCCGGGTCCAAAATCAGGGTCTGGGAACAGAGATGAGAGTCGGCCTTCTCCAATCCGCCTTCGATTATCTTGGTGCGCAGTGGGCAGAATCAAGCGCGGCGACCTGGAACGAGGCGTCCCTTCGCGTTTCTCGCAAACTCGGCTACTCGCTCAACGGAATCACTCGGCAATCACCGCGCCCCGGCCAGCCCATTAATGAACAGCGTGTGCGGCTGGAACGTGACGAGTTCGCGAGCCCAAACTGGTCAATCGCCGTTCGCGGATTCGACGCGGCTTGTACTCAGCTCGGAATTACACCGCGCCGCTGA
- a CDS encoding aminoglycoside phosphotransferase family protein, protein MQTATHELTIGETTVRKRFVTWNDGEDSREWATLSLLAEHAPGIAPTPLRRERDGDAPVIIMSRLAGDPLTLQDTSVSIVAALGRTLQRVYRVPLTAAHSIDLRERRCGPTEIIDILRHGLSQVHSLDVCENPALVTEALESACAYIERDDARIKPRLTSIGIADLNPANVLWDGRVCRLVDFEDGGLTEPAFEIADHVEHLANRRDGNWSAELLSSAAGLSRDDVARMNKYRVHWAIFWLLMLLPGNGAFSRNPRGTTEGQARHFLRLLHAD, encoded by the coding sequence ATGCAGACCGCAACGCACGAGCTCACGATCGGCGAAACTACCGTGCGAAAGCGATTCGTCACGTGGAATGACGGTGAAGATTCCCGCGAGTGGGCTACGTTGTCGCTTCTGGCAGAACACGCGCCAGGAATCGCGCCCACTCCGCTACGGCGCGAGCGCGATGGCGATGCTCCCGTCATCATCATGAGCCGGCTGGCGGGGGATCCCCTGACCCTTCAAGACACAAGCGTGTCGATCGTCGCTGCGCTTGGCCGAACCCTCCAACGCGTCTATAGGGTTCCGCTGACGGCTGCGCACTCGATTGATCTTCGTGAACGACGCTGCGGCCCGACCGAGATCATCGACATCCTCCGGCACGGACTGAGCCAGGTACATAGCCTTGACGTATGTGAAAATCCCGCACTCGTCACGGAAGCGCTTGAATCGGCGTGCGCATACATCGAACGAGACGACGCACGCATCAAGCCTCGCCTGACCTCGATCGGCATCGCAGATCTCAATCCGGCGAACGTTCTCTGGGACGGACGCGTTTGCCGTCTCGTTGATTTTGAGGATGGCGGCCTCACTGAACCTGCTTTTGAGATCGCGGATCATGTCGAACACCTTGCGAACCGACGTGACGGCAATTGGAGCGCTGAGCTGCTGAGCTCTGCCGCGGGTCTCTCGCGCGACGACGTCGCGCGTATGAACAAGTATCGGGTGCACTGGGCCATCTTCTGGCTCCTTATGCTTCTTCCGGGCAATGGGGCGTTCTCGAGGAATCCCCGCGGAACGACGGAAGGCCAGGCACGCCACTTTCTTCGCCTTCTGCACGCGGACTGA
- a CDS encoding NRDE family protein, whose product MCTVIVAVPESAEGVVRMLAVRDEDPQRPWQPLGAWWPEAYPGVVGVRDVRAGGAWLGADPVRGRLAVMLNRPDTLNAAPGELESRGGLVLESVSGRPPRDPRTAGFNLVDVAGATVTVTTWDGDSVGIEELVPGVHMIEHHDVDDPGSARISQWLPEFREAAPAGGGLHDEWWRDWATILERSSHLSPEDDAAIIRDNRAHGYPTLSLLACVASVSTEAADVRFAPLKSPGEWNALTFVPPVQPE is encoded by the coding sequence ATGTGCACAGTGATTGTTGCCGTGCCAGAGTCTGCAGAGGGCGTCGTGCGCATGCTCGCCGTACGCGATGAGGATCCGCAGCGGCCGTGGCAGCCGCTCGGCGCGTGGTGGCCCGAGGCCTACCCGGGAGTCGTGGGCGTGCGCGATGTGCGCGCGGGCGGTGCGTGGCTCGGGGCTGACCCGGTGCGCGGACGGCTCGCTGTGATGCTGAATCGCCCCGACACGCTTAACGCGGCTCCAGGAGAGCTCGAGTCTCGCGGCGGCCTGGTTCTCGAATCGGTTTCCGGGCGACCGCCTCGTGATCCGCGAACAGCGGGCTTCAATCTCGTCGATGTTGCGGGCGCGACTGTGACCGTGACCACGTGGGACGGCGACAGCGTCGGCATTGAAGAACTCGTGCCCGGTGTTCACATGATCGAGCATCATGACGTGGATGATCCCGGTTCGGCGCGGATCTCGCAGTGGTTGCCGGAGTTTCGCGAGGCCGCGCCTGCGGGTGGCGGCCTGCACGATGAGTGGTGGCGCGACTGGGCAACGATTCTCGAGCGCAGTAGCCATCTCTCGCCCGAAGACGACGCCGCGATCATTCGCGACAACCGCGCTCACGGGTACCCGACGCTCTCGCTGCTCGCGTGCGTCGCGAGCGTGTCGACCGAAGCCGCCGATGTGCGCTTCGCACCGTTGAAGTCGCCGGGGGAGTGGAATGCGCTGACCTTCGTGCCGCCGGTGCAGCCCGAGTAG
- a CDS encoding serine aminopeptidase domain-containing protein, translated as MEPDFTRTLVDDDNVRVTYYEWVAPHPRGVVHIAHGAGEHARRYGALAADLVEAGYSVVADDHRGHGQTGVDYLGLAHLGPRGVRGATNSLQRVAETVREQHPTLPFFGLGHSWGSLMVQKIVARSPVYDGVILTGTSLAVPGVLNGGDLNKPWRGPRSTGLEWLSRDEAVAVAFVADPLCFDIAEKPVWNLVQALGFLGRPSPRMPRDIPVLIMVGSRDTLGGERGATMLAEAYSGRAGVSDVDLQIFDDARHEVFNETNRDEVVERLIEWLNDHVGGEA; from the coding sequence ATGGAGCCTGACTTCACACGCACGCTCGTCGACGACGACAACGTGCGCGTCACGTACTACGAGTGGGTTGCGCCCCACCCACGGGGAGTCGTGCACATTGCACACGGTGCGGGCGAGCACGCGCGTCGCTATGGCGCTCTCGCCGCGGATCTTGTCGAGGCCGGCTATTCGGTCGTCGCAGACGATCATCGTGGTCACGGGCAGACCGGCGTCGATTACCTGGGTCTTGCCCACCTCGGCCCGCGGGGCGTGCGAGGGGCGACGAACTCGCTGCAGCGAGTGGCCGAAACGGTGCGCGAGCAGCATCCGACCCTGCCCTTCTTCGGTCTCGGTCACAGCTGGGGATCGCTCATGGTGCAGAAGATCGTCGCGCGCTCGCCCGTCTACGACGGCGTGATCCTCACGGGGACGTCGCTGGCCGTACCCGGGGTGCTGAACGGCGGCGATCTCAATAAGCCGTGGCGCGGGCCGCGATCGACCGGGCTTGAATGGCTGAGCCGAGACGAGGCAGTCGCTGTGGCGTTTGTCGCCGACCCGCTGTGCTTCGACATTGCCGAGAAGCCGGTGTGGAATCTCGTTCAGGCCCTCGGGTTTCTCGGGCGGCCATCGCCGAGGATGCCGCGGGACATCCCGGTGCTGATCATGGTCGGATCGCGCGACACGCTCGGTGGCGAGCGCGGTGCGACCATGCTCGCCGAGGCATACAGCGGCCGGGCCGGCGTGAGCGACGTCGATCTGCAGATCTTCGACGACGCGCGACACGAGGTGTTCAACGAGACGAATCGCGACGAGGTCGTGGAGCGGCTGATCGAGTGGCTCAACGACCATGTTGGTGGGGAAGCGTAA
- a CDS encoding MarR family winged helix-turn-helix transcriptional regulator, with product MGKTIGEQSTDLRIATFRLARRLRAEKADGELSDAHFSVLAGLHKHGEETLSALAEREGVSAPSMNRTVNSLEEWGYVERISDERDRRKVIVALTDSGHDTVKNTVKKRDRWLHQQLRGLSSEDRATLFAASELMRRLATQ from the coding sequence GTGGGAAAGACTATCGGGGAGCAGAGCACCGACCTGCGCATCGCGACGTTTCGCCTGGCGCGCCGACTCCGCGCCGAGAAGGCCGACGGTGAGTTGAGCGACGCCCACTTCTCGGTGCTCGCCGGTCTGCACAAACACGGAGAAGAGACGTTGAGCGCACTTGCCGAGCGCGAGGGTGTCTCAGCGCCGTCGATGAACCGCACCGTCAACTCCCTTGAGGAGTGGGGCTACGTCGAGCGCATCTCCGACGAACGTGACCGCCGCAAGGTGATCGTCGCTCTCACAGACTCGGGCCACGACACCGTCAAGAACACCGTGAAGAAACGCGACCGGTGGCTGCACCAGCAGTTGCGCGGACTGAGCTCAGAAGACCGCGCGACACTCTTTGCCGCAAGTGAGCTGATGAGGAGACTCGCCACCCAGTGA